A window from Gemmatimonadales bacterium encodes these proteins:
- a CDS encoding dipeptidase, producing the protein MLEAAPMDTAFVTREQDRLLRELVDFLSIPSVSALPAHASDCRRAAEWLREELRRLGCPIVEVIEGSGHPVVWAESPPVPGRPTLLIYGHYDVQPPDPLDEWISPPFEPTIRDGRIYGRGADDDKGQVFCLLKAYESVLDENGQPPLNVHFIFEGEEESGGHVVVDLLNAEPARTEADAALVCDMSYYAPGRPAVYTALRGLCYAEISVRTLGRDLHSGTYGGVAPNAIETLVRILAELKAADGEIQIPKLYKSVEPPAKSELKSWKKLPFDKEAFLRDEVSGRALTGLKTHSIFERVWALPTFEIHGIRGGFVGEGAKTVIPAQATAKVSLRLVPDQRHEKVGHQLERAVAALAPRWADVKVTLLHGGDPVQVDVDHPAFDLLDQAFEAVTGQRAVRIRAGGSIPIIPELGRTGAPVLLTGIGLPDDGLHSPNEKLDLQQLWSGIEIFGRFFELFAEQGGAAAQPRASEEEAVEAVGAD; encoded by the coding sequence ATGCTCGAGGCCGCGCCGATGGACACCGCCTTCGTCACCCGCGAGCAGGACCGCCTGCTCCGGGAGCTGGTCGACTTCCTCTCCATACCCAGCGTGAGTGCTCTCCCCGCCCACGCCTCCGACTGCCGGCGGGCGGCCGAATGGCTGCGCGAGGAGCTGCGCCGGCTGGGCTGTCCCATCGTCGAGGTCATCGAGGGAAGCGGACACCCCGTGGTCTGGGCGGAGAGTCCCCCTGTGCCCGGGCGTCCGACCCTGCTGATCTACGGGCACTACGATGTCCAGCCGCCGGACCCGCTCGACGAGTGGATCTCTCCCCCGTTCGAGCCCACCATTCGCGACGGCCGGATCTATGGTCGTGGCGCCGACGACGACAAGGGGCAGGTCTTCTGCCTGCTCAAGGCGTACGAGTCGGTGCTCGATGAAAACGGACAGCCGCCGCTCAATGTCCATTTCATCTTCGAAGGCGAGGAGGAATCCGGCGGTCACGTCGTCGTCGACCTGCTCAATGCCGAGCCGGCCCGTACCGAGGCCGACGCCGCCCTGGTCTGCGACATGTCGTACTACGCCCCCGGCCGGCCGGCCGTCTACACCGCGCTCCGCGGCTTGTGCTACGCCGAGATCTCGGTTCGCACGCTCGGGCGGGATCTGCACTCCGGCACCTACGGCGGGGTGGCGCCGAACGCCATCGAGACGCTGGTCCGGATCCTGGCGGAGCTCAAGGCCGCCGACGGCGAGATCCAGATCCCCAAGCTCTACAAGTCGGTCGAGCCGCCGGCCAAGTCAGAGCTCAAATCCTGGAAGAAACTGCCCTTCGACAAGGAGGCGTTTCTGCGGGACGAGGTCAGCGGTCGAGCGCTGACCGGTTTGAAGACGCACTCGATCTTCGAGCGGGTCTGGGCGCTGCCGACGTTCGAGATCCACGGCATCCGAGGCGGATTCGTCGGTGAGGGTGCCAAGACGGTGATCCCGGCCCAAGCCACGGCCAAGGTGAGTCTCCGGCTGGTGCCGGATCAGCGACACGAGAAGGTGGGCCATCAGCTGGAACGCGCGGTGGCGGCCCTGGCTCCCCGATGGGCCGACGTGAAGGTCACCTTGCTGCACGGGGGCGACCCGGTGCAGGTCGACGTCGACCACCCGGCGTTCGACCTGCTGGACCAGGCGTTCGAAGCCGTCACCGGCCAGCGCGCGGTGCGGATCCGTGCTGGGGGATCGATCCCCATCATCCCCGAGCTCGGCCGCACCGGTGCCCCGGTCCTGCTGACCGGCATCGGACTCCCGGACGATGGGCTGCACTCGCCCAACGAGAAGCTGGACCTGCAGCAGCTGTGGAGCGGGATCGAGATCTTCGGGCGGTTCTTCGAGCTGTTTGCGGAGCAGGGCGGCGCTGCTGCGCAGCCGCGGGCGAGTGAGGAGGAGGCGGTCGAGGCGGTGGGAGCGGACTGA
- a CDS encoding aminopeptidase, whose protein sequence is MKRVIFLVVVAALFAGYGTAYLASDDVRYLTRAGIEETRILEARQPIASLVADPHTDPALRGALGLVLESRDYAARLGLNAKETYTTYADVGRDTLLLVLQAAPKDCICPYTWRYPIVGRIPYKGFFDAQAAHRSADRLAASGYDVYLRPSSAFSTLGWFNDPLLSTAVAGSDSVELAALVFHEIAHNTLYVKSATPFNESYAQFVGYHSAQRFFAERGDSVRARQAAERWSDEMVLGEFYAELVGRLETLYGGHPDSTALEAGRAAAGVWARAQLEGPVASRLRTLHIGRLANRPINNARLIGARIYRTRLDLFDRWYDEHGRDIRRSVASLGRLMEGVEGDSAYARLEQAVSDSIKQ, encoded by the coding sequence GTGAAGCGGGTGATCTTCCTGGTGGTGGTCGCCGCGCTGTTCGCGGGTTACGGCACCGCGTATCTGGCCAGCGACGATGTCCGGTATCTGACCCGGGCTGGCATCGAGGAGACCCGGATCCTGGAGGCGCGCCAGCCGATCGCGTCCCTGGTGGCCGATCCGCACACCGACCCCGCGCTTCGCGGCGCGCTGGGACTGGTGCTGGAGTCCAGGGACTACGCGGCCCGGCTGGGCCTCAACGCCAAGGAGACCTACACCACCTACGCCGACGTGGGACGGGACACCCTCCTGCTGGTGCTGCAGGCAGCCCCCAAGGATTGCATCTGTCCCTACACCTGGCGCTATCCGATCGTCGGCCGGATTCCGTATAAGGGATTCTTCGATGCCCAGGCCGCGCACCGTTCCGCCGATCGGCTCGCCGCCTCGGGCTATGACGTCTACCTGCGCCCCTCTTCGGCATTCTCCACCCTGGGCTGGTTCAACGATCCGCTCCTCTCCACGGCCGTGGCCGGCTCCGACTCGGTCGAGCTGGCGGCCCTGGTGTTCCACGAGATCGCGCACAACACCTTGTACGTGAAGAGCGCCACCCCCTTCAACGAGAGCTACGCCCAGTTCGTGGGCTACCACTCGGCCCAGCGGTTCTTCGCCGAGCGCGGCGACAGCGTGAGGGCACGGCAGGCCGCCGAGCGGTGGAGCGACGAGATGGTGCTTGGGGAGTTCTACGCCGAGCTGGTGGGCCGACTGGAGACGCTTTACGGCGGGCACCCGGACTCCACCGCGCTCGAGGCAGGACGAGCCGCGGCGGGGGTCTGGGCCCGGGCCCAGCTGGAAGGTCCCGTAGCCAGCCGGCTCCGCACCCTCCACATCGGCCGGCTGGCCAACCGTCCGATCAACAACGCACGCCTGATCGGTGCCCGGATCTACCGCACCCGCCTCGACCTGTTCGACCGCTGGTACGACGAGCACGGTCGGGACATCCGGCGGAGCGTCGCGAGCCTGGGCCGGCTGATGGAGGGGGTTGAGGGAGATAGCGCCTACGCCCGCCTGGAGCAGGCCGTCTCGGATTCGATCAAGCAATGA
- the hisIE gene encoding bifunctional phosphoribosyl-AMP cyclohydrolase/phosphoribosyl-ATP diphosphatase HisIE, translating into MKAPGTFFPVSETRWLSAIRFGADGLVPVVAQESRSGDVLMLGFANREALELSASTGQAHYYSRSRAALWRKGERSGHVQQIREIRIDCDGDTVLYRVEQTGPACHTGARTCFSTAVDAAGLAGPGEDPGGHLLSRLAARIARRAEERPQGSYTVTLLDGGVPKISQKVGEEAVEVVVAANSEDDERLASEAADLLYHLLVLLRARGVPLDAVWRELEHRSR; encoded by the coding sequence GTGAAAGCTCCCGGTACCTTCTTTCCGGTGTCCGAGACTCGGTGGCTGTCGGCGATCAGATTCGGGGCCGATGGCCTGGTGCCCGTGGTGGCGCAGGAGAGCCGCTCCGGCGACGTCCTGATGCTGGGGTTTGCCAACCGCGAGGCGCTGGAACTGTCGGCCAGCACCGGGCAGGCGCACTACTACAGCCGGTCCCGGGCGGCGCTCTGGCGGAAGGGTGAGCGCTCGGGCCACGTCCAGCAGATCCGGGAGATCCGGATCGATTGCGACGGCGACACCGTGCTCTATCGGGTGGAGCAGACCGGCCCCGCCTGCCACACCGGGGCCCGCACCTGCTTCTCGACCGCCGTCGATGCGGCGGGCCTGGCCGGCCCCGGCGAGGACCCCGGCGGCCACCTGCTGAGCCGTCTGGCGGCCCGCATCGCGCGCCGGGCCGAGGAGCGGCCCCAGGGCTCTTACACCGTCACGCTGCTCGACGGCGGGGTGCCCAAGATCTCGCAGAAAGTGGGCGAGGAAGCGGTCGAGGTAGTGGTCGCGGCGAATTCGGAGGATGACGAGCGTCTCGCGTCCGAGGCGGCCGACCTCCTCTATCATCTTTTGGTGCTGCTACGAGCTCGCGGTGTCCCGCTGGACGCCGTCTGGAGAGAGCTGGAGCACCGCAGTCGGTAG
- the dnaE gene encoding DNA polymerase III subunit alpha has translation MGFVHLHTHSEYSLLDGANRIPELVAHVKKLGMDSLAVTDHGNMHAAWSFYEQAKSQQLRPILGFEAYLAYGPRHAREKPSWAPAAYSHLVLLAKNRAGYRNLVRLTSIGYTEGFYRRPRIDKEVLERHSEGIVCLAACLSGEVAHHLRQGKFEDARKSAEWFARVFGPGGFWLEVQHHGIAEERIVTEGMLRLGQELGLGVVATNDAHYLRREDAEAHDVLLAIGTGSDLDDPKRFRFSGQESYVKSEKEMQALFPTHPEVLANTATVADACEFDFEKRYFLPSFPRPAEYVSDEALLDDLARRGAERRYGRPLPPAVAERLEYELGVINTAGYAGYFLIVQDFIAAARERGIPVGPGRGSAAGSIVAYALGITDVCPLKFDLLFERFLNPERVSMPDIDVDFCFERRGEVIEYVRERYGRASVGQIVTFGTMKARAAVKDVARVLRIPPGEADKITKLIPSGPAYSLTVAEAEKKVDELRDLVKGTPAYRRLVDLSSRIEGISRHMSVHAAGVVIAPGPLAEYVPVCTAPTRGSGAAADGEESIITQYEMGALEKVGMLKMDMLGLKTLTVIHDAVLMIAARTGVDVDMTALTFDDPRVYELLRQGRTAGVFQFESPLATDTLRAMRCDRFDDLVASNALLRPGPLDAGMHTVFIRRKLGLEKVTYPHPSLREVLEPTYGVITYQEQVMRIANVLAGFTLAEADVLRKAVGKKDAELIKKELGKFCERAMALGHPKRLVDELAAQIETFGRYGFNKSHSVAYSVLSYQTAWLKAHYPAEFMAALLSSEIGNTDKVVQYINEARELGLEVLPPDVNESGFKFTVVGEQRIRFGLGAIRNVGWGAIESIIAGRQEAPFTTLADLVERIDLRLCNKRVLESLIVAGACDGLGGHRKQLCEALDHVFGEAQLLQQEKEAGQASLFGEATAPRPRRAGLPDIPAWTEAERLVKEKEVLGFFISGHPLERFRDEVELFGTRTTATLGEWSEHQVSVAAVVTGVKRQISKKTGKEYARLVLEDFHGTAEAIVFPDAWAKLNQTIVPDAALLLLGGYSDRDRGEDHAPFVVESARPLGELKSSGAVALSLRWRAATAPPAEALQAAAALCSAHPGPTPLYIEWSDGNGEAVRLRSRRVRVAAEEDLLRALRDLLGADSVHYVRAG, from the coding sequence ATGGGCTTCGTCCATCTCCACACCCACAGCGAATACTCCCTGCTCGACGGGGCCAATCGGATCCCCGAGCTGGTGGCGCACGTCAAGAAGCTGGGCATGGACAGCCTGGCTGTCACCGATCACGGCAACATGCACGCGGCCTGGTCGTTCTACGAGCAGGCCAAGTCGCAGCAGCTTCGCCCCATCCTCGGCTTCGAGGCCTATCTGGCCTATGGGCCGCGCCACGCCCGTGAAAAGCCCAGCTGGGCGCCCGCCGCGTACAGCCACCTCGTGCTCCTGGCCAAGAACCGCGCCGGGTACCGCAACCTGGTCCGGCTGACGTCCATCGGCTACACCGAGGGGTTTTACCGGCGCCCCCGGATCGACAAGGAGGTGCTGGAGCGGCACTCGGAAGGCATCGTCTGTCTCGCCGCCTGCCTCTCGGGGGAGGTGGCCCACCACCTTCGGCAGGGCAAGTTCGAGGACGCCAGGAAGAGCGCCGAGTGGTTTGCCCGCGTGTTCGGCCCCGGCGGGTTTTGGCTCGAGGTCCAGCACCACGGCATCGCGGAGGAGCGGATCGTCACCGAGGGGATGCTGCGCCTGGGGCAGGAGCTGGGACTCGGTGTGGTGGCCACCAACGATGCGCACTACCTCCGGCGGGAGGACGCCGAGGCGCACGACGTGCTGCTCGCCATCGGCACCGGCAGCGACCTGGACGACCCCAAGCGCTTCCGTTTCAGCGGCCAGGAATCCTACGTCAAGTCCGAGAAGGAGATGCAGGCGCTTTTCCCGACGCATCCGGAAGTGTTGGCCAATACGGCGACGGTGGCGGACGCCTGCGAGTTCGATTTCGAGAAGCGGTACTTCCTCCCCAGCTTCCCCCGCCCCGCCGAATACGTCTCCGACGAGGCGCTGCTCGACGATCTGGCCCGGCGGGGCGCGGAGCGGCGGTACGGACGCCCGCTGCCGCCCGCGGTGGCCGAGCGGCTGGAGTACGAGCTCGGCGTCATCAACACGGCCGGGTACGCCGGCTACTTCCTCATCGTCCAGGACTTCATCGCCGCCGCGCGGGAGCGAGGTATCCCGGTGGGTCCGGGGCGCGGATCGGCCGCCGGCTCCATCGTGGCGTATGCCCTGGGGATCACCGACGTCTGTCCTCTCAAGTTCGACCTCCTCTTCGAGCGCTTCCTCAACCCCGAACGGGTGTCGATGCCCGACATCGACGTGGACTTCTGCTTCGAGCGGCGTGGGGAAGTGATCGAGTACGTCCGCGAGCGCTACGGGCGGGCCAGCGTGGGGCAGATCGTCACCTTCGGCACCATGAAGGCCCGCGCGGCGGTGAAGGACGTGGCGAGGGTGCTGCGCATTCCGCCGGGCGAAGCCGACAAGATCACCAAGCTGATCCCCTCCGGCCCCGCCTACAGCCTCACCGTCGCCGAGGCGGAAAAGAAGGTCGACGAGCTGCGGGACCTGGTCAAGGGAACCCCGGCGTATCGCCGGCTGGTGGACCTGAGCTCGCGGATCGAGGGGATCTCCCGCCACATGTCGGTGCACGCGGCTGGGGTGGTGATCGCCCCAGGCCCCCTGGCCGAGTATGTGCCGGTGTGCACCGCGCCGACCAGGGGGTCGGGCGCGGCGGCGGATGGCGAAGAGTCGATCATCACCCAGTACGAGATGGGCGCGCTCGAGAAGGTCGGCATGCTCAAGATGGACATGCTCGGCCTCAAGACGCTCACCGTGATCCACGACGCGGTGCTGATGATCGCCGCGCGGACCGGCGTGGACGTGGACATGACCGCGCTCACCTTCGACGACCCCAGGGTCTACGAGCTGCTCCGCCAGGGGCGGACCGCCGGCGTCTTCCAGTTCGAGTCGCCGCTCGCCACCGACACGCTTCGGGCCATGCGGTGCGACCGGTTCGACGACCTGGTCGCGTCCAACGCGCTGCTCCGCCCGGGGCCGCTCGACGCCGGGATGCACACCGTCTTCATCCGCCGGAAACTGGGACTGGAGAAGGTCACTTATCCCCACCCGTCGCTGCGGGAGGTCCTGGAGCCGACCTACGGCGTCATCACCTACCAGGAACAGGTGATGCGGATCGCGAACGTGCTGGCCGGGTTCACTCTGGCCGAAGCCGACGTGCTGCGGAAGGCGGTCGGAAAGAAGGACGCCGAGCTCATCAAGAAGGAGCTCGGCAAGTTCTGCGAGCGGGCGATGGCACTGGGTCACCCGAAGCGCCTGGTCGACGAGCTGGCGGCCCAGATCGAGACCTTTGGCCGCTACGGGTTCAACAAGTCCCACTCGGTGGCGTACTCGGTCCTCTCCTATCAGACGGCGTGGCTCAAGGCCCACTATCCGGCCGAGTTCATGGCGGCGCTGCTGTCCTCGGAAATCGGGAACACCGACAAGGTGGTGCAGTACATCAACGAAGCGCGCGAGCTCGGGCTCGAGGTGTTGCCCCCGGACGTCAACGAGTCGGGGTTCAAATTCACCGTGGTCGGCGAGCAGCGCATCCGCTTCGGCCTCGGCGCCATTCGGAACGTGGGCTGGGGCGCCATCGAGAGTATCATCGCGGGACGGCAGGAGGCGCCGTTCACCACCCTGGCGGACCTGGTGGAGCGCATCGACCTCCGGCTCTGCAACAAGCGCGTGCTCGAATCCCTGATCGTGGCCGGCGCCTGCGACGGGCTCGGCGGCCACCGGAAGCAGCTCTGCGAGGCGCTCGACCACGTCTTCGGCGAGGCCCAGCTACTGCAGCAGGAGAAAGAGGCGGGGCAGGCGTCGCTGTTCGGCGAGGCCACCGCTCCCCGCCCCCGGCGGGCCGGCCTCCCGGACATTCCCGCCTGGACCGAGGCCGAGCGGCTGGTCAAGGAGAAGGAGGTCCTCGGCTTCTTCATCTCGGGCCATCCGCTCGAGCGGTTCAGGGACGAGGTCGAGCTGTTCGGAACTCGCACCACCGCCACGCTTGGCGAGTGGAGCGAGCACCAGGTCAGCGTGGCCGCGGTGGTGACCGGGGTGAAGCGGCAGATCTCCAAGAAGACCGGAAAGGAGTACGCCCGGCTGGTGCTGGAGGATTTTCATGGCACCGCCGAGGCCATCGTGTTCCCCGACGCCTGGGCCAAGCTCAACCAGACCATCGTGCCGGACGCCGCACTCCTCCTGCTCGGGGGCTACAGCGACCGGGACCGGGGGGAGGACCATGCCCCCTTCGTGGTCGAGTCGGCCCGGCCCCTGGGGGAGCTCAAGTCGTCGGGAGCGGTGGCGTTGAGCCTCCGGTGGAGGGCAGCCACGGCACCCCCGGCGGAGGCCCTCCAGGCCGCGGCCGCCCTCTGCTCGGCGCATCCGGGGCCGACGCCGCTCTATATTGAGTGGAGCGACGGGAACGGAGAGGCGGTCCGGCTCCGCTCGCGTCGTGTCCGCGTCGCGGCGGAGGAAGACCTCCTGAGGGCCCTGCGCGATCTCCTGGGCGCCGATTCCGTTCACTACGTCAGGGCGGGGTAA
- a CDS encoding acetyl-CoA carboxylase carboxyltransferase subunit alpha, with the protein MASAYTLEFEKPLLELERQIDDLKRIGTERQIDIEGELQGLQAKLESLRAEIYRNLTPIQRVMVARHPRRPYTLDYLSTIFTDFIELHGDRLYMDDPAIVGGWARLGGVSVMVIGHQKGRDTKENLKRNFGMPHPEGYRKALRMMKLAAKFNAPVITLIDTPGAYPGLGAEERGQSEALARNILEMSALPTATVAVVIGEGGSGGALALGVADRILMLENSVYSVISPEGCAAILWKDASQRERAAEALKLTANDLLQLKIIDEIVMEPVGGAHVDPDATGEALREALIRHVTELRKIRPEKLVRRRAEKYASMGAYTEA; encoded by the coding sequence ATGGCCTCAGCCTACACGCTGGAGTTCGAGAAGCCCTTGCTCGAGCTGGAGCGGCAGATCGACGACCTGAAGCGGATCGGGACCGAGCGGCAGATCGACATCGAGGGAGAGCTGCAGGGTCTCCAGGCCAAGCTGGAATCGCTCCGGGCCGAGATCTACCGCAACCTGACACCTATCCAGCGGGTCATGGTCGCCCGCCACCCCCGCCGCCCCTACACCCTCGATTATCTCAGCACCATCTTCACCGACTTCATTGAGCTCCACGGCGACCGCCTCTACATGGACGACCCCGCCATCGTGGGCGGCTGGGCCCGGCTCGGCGGCGTGTCGGTCATGGTGATCGGACACCAGAAGGGCCGGGACACCAAGGAGAACCTCAAGCGCAACTTCGGCATGCCCCACCCGGAGGGGTATCGCAAGGCGCTGAGGATGATGAAGCTCGCGGCCAAGTTCAACGCCCCGGTCATCACCCTCATCGACACTCCGGGTGCCTACCCCGGGCTGGGCGCAGAGGAGCGGGGGCAGTCCGAGGCGCTGGCGCGCAACATCCTCGAGATGTCGGCGCTCCCCACCGCGACCGTCGCCGTGGTCATCGGCGAGGGGGGCTCGGGCGGCGCGCTGGCCCTCGGCGTGGCCGACCGGATCCTGATGCTGGAGAACTCGGTCTACTCGGTCATCTCGCCTGAAGGGTGCGCCGCGATCCTGTGGAAGGACGCGAGCCAGCGGGAACGGGCAGCGGAGGCGCTGAAGCTCACGGCCAACGACCTGCTCCAGCTCAAGATCATCGACGAGATCGTGATGGAGCCGGTCGGCGGGGCGCACGTCGACCCCGACGCCACCGGCGAGGCGCTGAGGGAAGCGCTGATCCGGCATGTCACCGAACTGCGGAAGATCCGGCCCGAGAAGCTGGTTCGCCGCCGGGCCGAGAAGTACGCGTCGATGGGCGCGTACACCGAGGCCTGA
- the ricT gene encoding regulatory iron-sulfur-containing complex subunit RicT, with protein MGQTVEVRFKGTRKAYFLWDDAATPLRVGQPVVVEAERGRDLGRVTAVGDVASKKCGSGCSGCAVGGEAAEEAAPPKTVLRRATPEDLRTHDEIRRSEEEVRRKVIQRVRTHDLVMKVSDTEWQWDRAKLTIYFTAEKRVDFRALVRDLASLFRTRIELRQIGVRDEAARLSGVGRCGREYCCSSWLGELSPVNLGLAKDQHLSLNPSQISGGCGRLLCCLKYEHEFYVTARRRFPKEGKSVTTSAGVEKVVAVDIFRERVFLRSEEHGSRIIPLVQLREEVELLGGMLMTAEARSQSTVTAEPMVDTVLEDEANALSSLSEGPAAGSEGGKRPASERGGRRRRRRHRGGGSGGGGSNGGGQGDGGPA; from the coding sequence GTGGGCCAGACCGTCGAGGTCCGGTTCAAGGGAACCCGGAAGGCATACTTCCTCTGGGACGACGCGGCCACGCCGCTCCGGGTCGGGCAGCCCGTCGTGGTGGAAGCCGAGCGTGGCCGCGACCTCGGCCGGGTCACCGCCGTCGGGGATGTGGCCAGCAAGAAGTGCGGCTCCGGATGCTCCGGCTGCGCCGTCGGTGGCGAGGCAGCCGAAGAGGCCGCACCGCCCAAGACCGTGCTCCGCCGCGCCACCCCCGAGGACCTCCGGACCCACGACGAGATCCGCCGCTCGGAGGAGGAGGTCAGGCGCAAGGTGATTCAGCGGGTCCGGACCCACGACCTTGTCATGAAGGTGAGCGACACCGAATGGCAGTGGGACCGGGCCAAGCTCACCATCTACTTCACGGCCGAGAAGCGGGTCGACTTCCGGGCGCTGGTGCGGGACCTCGCCTCGCTGTTCCGCACGCGGATCGAGCTCCGGCAGATCGGCGTGCGCGACGAAGCTGCCCGGCTCTCCGGCGTGGGCCGCTGTGGCCGGGAGTACTGCTGCTCCTCATGGCTGGGCGAGCTCTCGCCGGTGAATCTCGGGCTGGCCAAAGACCAGCATCTCTCGCTCAACCCCTCCCAGATCTCCGGCGGCTGCGGCCGCCTGCTCTGCTGCCTCAAGTACGAGCACGAGTTCTACGTGACCGCGCGCCGGCGGTTCCCCAAGGAAGGGAAGTCGGTGACCACATCGGCAGGGGTCGAGAAGGTGGTGGCGGTCGACATCTTTCGGGAGCGGGTCTTTCTCCGGAGCGAGGAACACGGGTCCCGCATCATCCCGCTGGTTCAACTGCGGGAGGAAGTGGAGCTGCTCGGCGGCATGCTGATGACGGCAGAGGCGCGGAGCCAGTCCACCGTAACTGCCGAGCCGATGGTGGACACCGTGCTGGAAGACGAGGCCAACGCCCTCAGCTCCCTGAGCGAGGGGCCCGCGGCCGGTTCCGAGGGCGGCAAGCGGCCCGCTTCGGAGCGGGGCGGCCGGCGGCGGCGCCGGCGGCACCGGGGAGGCGGCTCCGGTGGCGGCGGATCCAATGGCGGCGGCCAGGGGGATGGCGGACCCGCTTAG
- a CDS encoding class I tRNA ligase family protein — protein MPKFYLTTAIDYSNGDPHLGHALEKVGADCIARYRRLRGDDVHFLMGMDEHSQAVLQAAQEHAVAPKAWVDRMAERFEGFWQRLECSNDDWIRTTEPRHHRTVAALLERIAERNPDDLFVGEYEGLYCIGCEEFKQPSQIVNGRCIEHPTRELIPTKERNHFFRLSRYRDQLLALIGSGEFRVEPAIRRNEVVRLLEDGLQDISVSRNRQAWGIPFPGDPDQTVYVWFDALINYLSATGYPEPGYGRLWPADLHVVGKGITRFHCIIWPAMLLSAGIELPRQVWAHGYVQWEGTKMSKSEGTAVTLDETIDRHGPDALRYFLLREVGFESDGNFTWERFDERYTSDLADGLGNLASRSLAMLAKYRNGLVPAGVADSSLDEAGRETVRAYASAMDALDLRGGAEAAWELVATANLFIQQTAPWSLAKQGEDAELDACLGALARVLYRLAVLGSPFVPGKSQLLWHSLGLEGEAARVPWDSLASPPVAGRATVKPENLFPKPAVV, from the coding sequence GTGCCGAAGTTTTACCTCACCACCGCCATCGACTACTCCAATGGCGATCCCCACCTGGGTCACGCTCTGGAGAAGGTGGGCGCCGACTGCATCGCGCGCTACCGGCGGCTCCGGGGAGACGACGTCCATTTCCTCATGGGCATGGACGAGCACTCCCAGGCGGTGCTCCAGGCCGCCCAGGAGCACGCCGTCGCACCCAAGGCCTGGGTCGACCGGATGGCGGAGCGGTTCGAAGGCTTCTGGCAGCGTCTGGAGTGCAGCAACGACGACTGGATCCGGACCACCGAGCCACGGCACCATCGCACGGTCGCCGCGCTGCTCGAGCGCATCGCGGAACGCAATCCGGACGATCTCTTCGTGGGCGAATACGAGGGGCTCTACTGCATCGGCTGCGAGGAGTTCAAGCAACCGTCGCAGATAGTGAACGGCCGCTGCATCGAGCATCCCACCCGGGAGCTGATTCCCACCAAGGAGCGGAACCATTTCTTCCGGCTGAGCCGCTACCGCGACCAGTTGCTGGCGCTCATCGGCTCGGGGGAGTTCCGGGTGGAGCCGGCCATCCGCCGGAACGAAGTGGTGCGGCTGCTGGAGGACGGGCTGCAGGACATCTCAGTGTCGCGAAACCGGCAGGCCTGGGGCATCCCCTTCCCCGGCGATCCGGACCAAACGGTGTACGTCTGGTTCGACGCCTTGATCAATTATCTCTCGGCGACAGGCTACCCCGAGCCGGGCTACGGCCGTCTCTGGCCCGCCGACCTGCACGTGGTCGGCAAGGGAATCACCCGGTTCCACTGCATCATCTGGCCGGCGATGCTGCTGAGCGCGGGCATCGAGCTGCCCCGCCAGGTGTGGGCCCACGGCTACGTCCAGTGGGAAGGCACCAAGATGTCCAAGTCCGAGGGGACGGCGGTGACGCTGGACGAGACGATCGACCGGCACGGCCCCGACGCGCTGCGCTATTTCCTGCTGCGGGAGGTCGGGTTCGAGAGCGACGGTAACTTCACCTGGGAGCGTTTCGACGAGCGCTACACCTCGGATCTCGCCGATGGCCTGGGCAACCTCGCCTCCCGCTCCCTGGCCATGCTCGCGAAATATCGGAATGGTCTGGTGCCTGCGGGTGTGGCCGATTCGTCGCTGGACGAAGCCGGCCGGGAGACCGTGCGGGCCTACGCCAGCGCCATGGACGCCTTGGATCTTCGGGGCGGCGCGGAGGCCGCCTGGGAGCTGGTGGCCACCGCCAACCTGTTCATCCAGCAGACCGCGCCATGGAGTCTCGCCAAGCAGGGCGAGGACGCCGAGCTGGATGCGTGCCTGGGCGCCCTGGCACGGGTGCTCTATCGGCTGGCCGTGCTCGGCAGCCCCTTTGTCCCGGGGAAATCACAGCTTCTGTGGCACTCGTTGGGCCTCGAGGGGGAGGCCGCGCGCGTGCCCTGGGACAGTCTCGCCTCGCCGCCCGTGGCGGGCCGGGCCACTGTCAAGCCCGAGAACCTGTTTCCCAAGCCCGCCGTCGTGTAG